In Euphorbia lathyris chromosome 2, ddEupLath1.1, whole genome shotgun sequence, the sequence ACTTGATGATGGTTATAATTGGAGAAAATATGGCCAAAAAGATATTCTTAAAGCAAAATTTCCAAGGTCAGCATAATTCTTGATTTTTTGTCTCGTCATTTTCTTAAATATAATCGTACCGTttagaattgaagttcagtgacaaCAATATTAAATACGTAAAATTACATTTATTGAatgaaatatataaatacattgaataatataattatagtaCTATGACAACTCAGAATTGCCAAGTTGAACTTATCTTATTTGAGCTTTATTATCATATAGTACACTATAATAATAATGTTATCTGCATCTTGTAGTTGCTATTTAAGTATCTGCATCTTTTAGTTATTATGATTTGACAAGTAGCAGTTTCAAAGTTAAcccatttatatttatttattttgcatcttaagaaaataaaaataaaaggcataAGACTCATATTGGTCCTTAAACTATAGCTTAAAAATCAATTAGGTctctaaactattaaaatcaccaattaAACCCTTAACTTATTTAGAAATCAACAATTCACACCATCTATTCTAATGATCTTAAGAAATAATAGTAATTTAATTCTAATCCAACAATTAAATACAtaattaacatatttttttttacgatTTCTACCTTTTCACTTCATCTTGGATTTTACTTCCTATTTTCCATTAACAAAAGTCGGAGATCTCTACCTTCTTAATAAAATTTctaacttcattttctttttcaaactCTTTTTGATTTTGGGTCCTTTTCGAGTCTTGAGATGAATATATTTTATACCCTATACAATATTAGTTATGTGTTTAATTGTTATATTATGGTTAGATTACTATTAATTCTTAATATCATTAGATAAGAGGGTGAGAATTGTTGATTTCTATATATGTTATGGGTTTGATTGGTGATTTTAGTAGTTTGGGAAGCTAATTGAATTTCAAAGTATAGTTTAGGAGCTAGTATGAGCTATatgccaaaataaaataaatcactACTTCTGCATGCCAGTTTTgactaaaattatacaaataattAACAACATTAATTTCCATTTACAGAGGTTATTACAGATGTAGTCATCGTCACTCACAAGGTTGTTTAGCGACAAAACAAGTGCAACGATCAGATCAAGACCCTACAACTTTTGAAGTAACCTACAAAGGAAGACACACATGTTTCCACTCAAACAAGGATACTTTTGATCAATTTGAAGAGAAGCCAAAGCCAAAGCcaaagacaaaatcaaaaccaaagCCAATTAAACTAAAACAATTATCTTTCAACTACAGAGATGGGATTAAAATGCAGGAACTGGAACCTGTTGTGGACAACATTTTTCCATCATTTTCTTTCCCTAATGTAGAAGATGGGAATGTTGAAAATAATATCTTCATGATGGAAAATAATCTACTGGGAGGTTTTTCTCCGGCATTTATATCTCCGGCTACGTCTGATTTCTCGGCATCACCGTGCCAAATGTACAGTTTTGGGTTAGACTACAATGTAACAACACCGCCGCCCGAGTCTGATTCGAATCCAGCTTCAGTTAACAATTCGCCGATTGGAGAATGGGATATCTCCGTAGATTTTACGGATTTCGAGGCGAATTTCCCGTTGGAAGAGCCGGAATTATATGCTTAATGTTAGTAGGGTTAATCAGGTTAGTTGATCCATAGGCAGCAGGAAAAGAGATCAAAGTTCAAgcatgtaatatgtttataggTCTCCTACAACGCCTGGCCAAGGCAAAATTAGTTCAGTTTTCTGTTAATTTTCCCTCCACAATTTTATCATATTCTTTCTGTAATTTGTATggcaaataattaaattaaattagtcTCCACAATCAGTGTTTCGTATCATTATTTTGCTAGAGCAACAGCAGAAATTACAGAGTAGAATATAGAAAAACACAAGCATAATGGAAATGAGGATAATTTTCCAACATATAAGAAACCATTATCATATAAAATTAAGGCTTGGGCTTGGACATGTGTATCAAAAAGAGCCAGTCTTAATCCCGGTATAACGCCGTAAAATACGGAAAAGGGAAAGGTGCACGGAACATGAACCAATCAACTACTACATGTGGAAAGGTTACTCAATGACAGGTATGTTCGGTAATCTATAAGTAGCCAATCTTGAGATATCACAAGGTACGTAACCATGTATTCAAACACTTTGCTTTCAAGTCTCCCTACTTTCTCTAAGTATCTTACTGCCTTAAGCATCGGAGAAGGGATGTCGGACTCCAGCCCCTCTCTAACTGTTTGTTCATTCCGTCAGGTACTGACATCACATACAGTTTGACTTTGGAATATCATACCCTTTTAACAACATAAGTATTTCCTAGCAATTAACTCTAAATCACAGAAATCAGTTCTGTCATGGCATTTTCAACCCTTTAAATGCTTTGAGGTTCATATTTACTCATTCAAGAATCAGATTTACTAAAAATGTTGTACAAGCGCGCAGACATATACCCACATCGAAAGCTTAGTTTCGAACATTTAACAAATTATAATTTCTATAAGAAGGATTATTATCATATGATATATTCTATTTCGTGAGAGTCTTAAGTGATTACTGTTTAATGTTTATACATTCTTCATGAGGCTGTTCTCCTACCAAAAAGCCAAAATCCTTGGCTCGGTTTTAGAATCTGTTTCAGAAGTGCCATTTTGGGAACATTCCAGTGTTCAATGTGCCTGAAGAAATAGTCCAAGAACTGGATGAATTGAAACAAAAATATGTTGAATTGAAAACATAGCTAGAAAGAATCAATCCCTCATAATCCTATTGATGTTACCTGCATACTCTTCCAGACTGCTCATCAAAATAGTACTCCGTATATCCAGTGGCTGCAATTTGCATAACGGAGTTTAAAGCTAATCATAATGAGCTTCTCAAATTCATTGGCTGTTAGGACTGAAGCAAGGATGGTGTCATAATAATTGTACCATGCTATTAATATATACATACACCGCCTTTCCTATTGTTTAATTATCTCTTTTAACTCTTTTGACATGACATTAATATTATATGTTAACAGATTTTATAGTAAGAGAGAGGATCCTGTTGGTTTCCCATATCGATTGTGGAACGGTGAGAATGTcggatattaatatgaaatagacctttaactatcaggaCATGCTAATATGGGTCTATGTTgtgcacgcttcaagcccaGTAGGCATTCGTGCGTGGGgggtgtcagatattaatatgagtACACCTAGATACCTCTGACAGTGAGACTTGCATATCCCGTCTAGGTCCTAAGTATTTTCGCACAGTCCATAAGGGATCTGTACACTCTCTATACTTCCATACTATCCACTTGACACGACCATCATTTTTGTTGCATTCATATCAAATATAATCATACGAAATGCATAGATTCATAACACAATTATGACACTATAACCATTCTCACACCTCTAAATGCAGGTTCCTTACATTAGAAGACCAGAAACCACACTTCCATCTTGgcattttttaatataagaaaCAATCTATGACAAAACTGGTTTACTTGCAAAGCAATAACATTAATTACAATTTCATGAAACATACCAGAGAGTATGGGCTTCCAAGGAAATGTCATTTTACAGCTAAATCGCCAGTGTCCAATTCCCTTATCCTGAAGccaaaataaacaaattatacTCTTCAGACGACTTTATCCTTTAGATAGAAGGCAACTAACAGCTTACATAGATACTAATTCATTGAGTTCAGCTTAGGACTGTTAATTTCTAATACGATGATAACCGCTTGACACAATTATgatttttgttgcatttatatcataCATAATCATGTCAGATATATAGATCTTGAAACGCGATTATGACAGCACTAGTTTAGCTCACCTCAAAATCTTCCCATTTCATAAGCTTCATGTTTGATTTGTCAATGAGTAATCCAAAGTTTGTGCAGTTTCTTTTGAAACGTTGGAGACCTTTAAAAGAACCGGCTGGATCAGCAAATTCACAATCTTCTTCATATGCATTCAGAGTGAGATTCCCTGCCATGAAAAAAGCAGATGACGGAGTTACAATTTAACAACTCAAAACTCAGCCTGGATAAAGCTAAAGCAGTTCCCAATTTCTACCACGATTGATAATTTTGTCTGAAACAAAGACGGAATCAGAAAATAATGGAGTAAATTTTTAAGGTCGATTTCGGAATACCTGTGACGAAATATGATCTTTGGAAGTCCTCTTTAATGGTTTCCACGACCTCAGTACGATCTATTCCTCCAAACTCATTAACAGCAAGCTCTAAATTACTTTGGGGACCTTGTGCACTTGATGGTGAACGCAAAAGAGAAGCAGCGATTCCAAGAAGCTCCGACCCGTACCAAGCCACTTTAAGCAAGGCATTTTCAGGTTCAGAACCTTGACCGACGGTGGATGAATTTTTCGATGGGTTTTCCCCATTACAACGAATTTTGTTGCCTTTCCGATTATAATTTGGTGAGAATACATTGTTGTTATGGTGGGATTTGAAACGAGGAGTGATGGAAGTGTAGGAGAGTAAATTCGCcattatgagagagaaaattccCGCCGTTCCTTTTAAATATCTCAACTCCAAAAAAACGGTGGCCACAGATAATTTTACTGAGGAAACAAATAAAATGTTCTTGTTCTCAGTTTACAAAAAGGCCACGGATTAATTTTGTCTACTTATTTTTCACCGCCTCATGTTTAGGTAAAGAAAAGGGACTTAATTTCACTGCTTATTATATCCCTCATAACCTATGCCAACTTTTTAAAAtagggaaaaaaaaaactcaaattcATTTTGATTCTCCTTGGACTATCAATAAGGACTGTCAATTGTTTGATACGAACATCATTTATAGAAACAACCAGTCTTatacgataaaaaaaaaaaaaaaaaaacaccattTATAGAAACAGTTTGCCTGATACGAACCGTTTGACATGATTATTATTGTCCTGCAtctatatcatatataaatcaCAATATGACACAATATAATAACTCATTTTGATACTTCTAATTTCTCTGTGCTAAAAAAGAGAGAACAGGAATGAATAAGCAATAATTGAAGCTTAATCTAACTCATTGATGTCTAAACATGGATTTCAGTTCTCTGTTCAGATCAATTTTCAAAATGGAAGTACAAGTATACATGTGATTTCTCAACTATTGAATAAGAAAAGTTCCGCTCTTGCCTGCATCAAATGCAATGGCTAGATTAAATACATCAAATGACAAATCAAAGCAATCATATAGCACTTCTAACAGACGAGGCAAGCAAACCCATTTTAAAATCTCAAGCGCTGTCTGCTTCCTACCACCGCTGTTGGAAACTTCAAGGTTGTTTCTTATATTTGTTTCTCATTGGCTACTTTTCCTCGAATTGCTAACAACGAACTTTGTATAAAAAGAGATGCATCGGTTTCTCGGAGATCACCGGATGCCAGCAGCATATATTAGTTTCATTCAGCATATCATTGCAATAGCAGAAGGTAAAATAGAAAACTTCCTAGGAAGAAACCCTAAATGTTCACCATCAGACTGGACAAAAATGCTGCCAGCGCCAGAAATATCTTCCACTTCAATCGAATGAGCGCTGCAAAGGGAAATAAGAATCATTAAACAGGGTCCACAGCTTTGAACAAGCATTAAATTTAAGCATAACACTGGTAAACTACAAGTGAAATGAATTTATTAGACTGCTATTTTGGAGGAAGTTAATGGAGGTAAATGAGAGTAATGAAATGTAAAATATAACATTTTGAGTTTTTTTGGGAGAGTAAATGCAGGTTAATCTTGAGTAACGGAAATTTCATTAAATTTTGTCTCTGCATAATAAATTTTAACTTTCTTTCCCCTTCATATTTGAACTCCCAACTCATTTACATTCTATAAACTCCaaggttaatttttaattttcatttccatCACTTCCATTTCCTTTCCATTACCTCTTTAACTCTAacctccattaacctccaaacgCCCAAACAAACCGTTGCTCTCAATGTTTTATGCAGAAACATTAGAATCCGAAAGAAGATTTTCGGGATCATTTCTGAAACTATCATAATTCTTTCCTTGTATTGTTGAATGAGGTTAAAATAACGAGAGCATTCAGAAATGAAAGAAAGAACAGCatggaaaaaataataatgcaaaATCGCTTCTATTAGGAGGAATCCTACCTTCTTGAAGATACATTTTTCACTGATAAATGGGTCCCATTATATAGTGTATGTAGCTTCAGAATGAAGTCATGCCATTTGAAGTCCTGAAGAATTACCACCTGCAAGAGAACTCAGAATAGAAAAGTCAAGCATAGTAGACATGTCATTGCTCAGTGACAATACGAACAGAGGAGCACTTCACCTCCAAGTTTCCACTGCAAGGATCAGCATTTGGAGTGATTTTCATGCCTCCACCAAAGAACTTTGCATTTCCAATGCAAAGAGCTGTTACTTGAGGACATAGTTCCCATTCACCTTCATTGACCTAAATCCAGAACATCCTAGAAGTTATATAAGATCCATTAACACTTCTACAATATAGTGAGTATCACGAGGAACACAGATCTGCTTTATAGtataaaagggcggcccggtcgcattacgcgtccccgctgagcgagggtccggggaggggtcccaccacaagggtgtattgggggcaagccttcccttgccaatttaattggcaagaggccgctcctaagactcgaacccgtgacctctggtcacacggcaacaacgttttaccgttgcgccaaggctcgccctcaaaaGCCTTATCAGTGAAAATATCACATTACTGCAGATAGACTAACCTTGATCCTGAGGTCATGATTCCTGTGCCCCCAAAAGCCTTGTAGGGCACCAATAACATAGCATAGATTTCCAAATCTCTTATATCTTGACGCATAGTAACCAGCCTTGGCACTCCTGCCAAATTCCACCAATAACAATAAGACTTTTAAAATCACCAATAATTCCTCTGAAGATGATATCCTTTTTTCTAGTTTACAAGTCAAGCTTACAAATGAACATCAGCAACATTTATGTAGTAATGAGATTCTTCGCTTTTTTCACCAGTAATTACACCAACATCTAcctgtgatctcacccctgcaGAGCAGCTTCATTGAAAATttataaatgaaaaagaaaatgcaAACAAGCAAACAAGTTTTACAGCATAATGATAATATAAAGTAAAACAATTCCAGCTTTAGATTGACTAGAACAGTACATAACAAGGAAAACTGAAAGATAACTACCTCTGACAATGCGATCCACAGCTTCATAAGGATCCAGTTTCCTAATAAAAAGCAAGGCAATAAACATCTGTCAAGATCAAGAGCAAATAATATATCATAAAATAATTTTGAACAACATTAAACCAGATGGAAAGAGAACCAACTAACCAGCCCCACGTTCTGGCAAAGTCAGACCCAGTTCCTAGGGGAATGAGCTGTAGAAAGGTATCATAATTACAGAATCATATCTGCCTTGAGAAAATTCATACCATGTAATTCATGTATAACAGACATCCAATTAACAGCTTATCATTGCAGTAAGCATAGATGATAAAGGAATACCACATAAATACCAGGTAACAACGGTCACTTACACCTAGGGCAGTAGGATGAGCAACCTCTTTATTGTGATAGGTAACAGGCTTTCCAGCCCAAAAGAATCCATTAACAACCTGCTTAGGAAAAACCAAAGTCAATGAATAATAATCCATCAATTGAATGGAGGGTTTGTGATGGTATTGGATTTTCTCTCTGGATATATGATAAGGATCCATATTGCATGGAGCAATAATTATGAAGCTTGATCTCATTCATATGTCGTAGCTTCTTAATATCCTTTACTTAAACAGAAGAGTTGACATAAAGCTAAACACATGAAATAGGTGAGTAGCAAATGAAAGCAAGCTGCACCTCATGAAGAGTGCCATCACCTCCAACTGCAATCACAGCATCTGCCCCTTCCCTTATTGCCTGCACATCctccaatttttttaattgtagttAATATTTACAAGCCTTATTGCAAAGAGCCTCAACCAAGTCCAAAGATCAAGAAATATTAATTCACACCTCTCTAGTTATATCAATGGCATGGTGAGGACCTGAAGTCAAAGATTCATATATCTGCCAAGAAAGAAGCAAAAACGCCATTTGATTAGAGAACTAATATGCCAAATCGCATGCAGTCAGCAATAAAGACCAAACGCCAATTGCATAATCATTATACATATCCCACAGATGATGGGAGCAACAGTCAGACAAATTCTTTCAATTCAAATTAATAAGGTCAAAATGAGAATGATAAACTTCAAGTTCGCACCATTATTCAACAAGCTCACTACCCTACAAGTTGAATGTTATTCTAAATTCAAAGTAAAGCAATagaaaaaaattagattttattatttagCGGAAGCATTAAATTTAAGCTGcaaaaatttcaaatcaagATGTAACTTGCTTTATCCAATTGTACATCGTTCAAATGATGGAGCATAATTTAGCAAGACAAATCACCAAGTATATTTTACATTTGATGCCTGTATTGATGAAAcgcaaaacaaataaataaacaaagcaACAACGTAATCACAATGCTACCATATTTTGTAACAATTGCTGTAAAGAAACAAAATCATAGAACTTATCAATTAGAGTTGGTGAATGCCAGTATAATTTCTAGGATCTATCGTACATACTGTTGTTTGTCAAACAATTCCTTATTACAAGATAAACAGTACCTCCCAATTATACTCAATTTCATTGTCGTTTCCCATAATAATCTCCAGCATGAAATTTGTGTATGCTTTTAGGAAGAAAAATAAGTACTAGAATGCGTGAAACGCATCGCCATGTAAACTTATGAAGAAACCTGAATAATCACCATCTGATAACCAAGGGGGAGATCAAATGCAATGCAGCAATTTGAAAAGAATTGAAACTCATAATTCAATCATAAGCTAACCTAGATAGCTAGCTTTAGGATAGATTGACTTGAACTAGAGAACTAAGCTACCAAATAGGCAGGAACATAAATGCAGAAGCAGCATTAATAAAGAGAAACCTCACATTGCAGTCTTTGTCTAGGCGAGACCTGAGATACGGAAGCAATTTCTTCCATTCCTTGCCAGTTTTCCCATTGGAACCTGATCCAATCATTAATTCTGAGATTGTAACTGAGCTGAAGCAAACTCAAAAGTCCTAATACTTCTATTTCCCTGATTTCCTCAGAACAGAAAAGCAAAACATGATAGAGAGattcaaaagaaaaagaccTTTGGGATTGACGACGAATACAAGATCGCGACGGGAAGGAGAGGTGGCGGCGCCGCTGTGAAAGATGGAGGGATTGAGAGAGAGATCAGAAGCCATAGGATGGTGAGCTTTAAGCAGGCAAGGTTGAAGAGGTGAAGATAGCATTCGTCCTCCCAATGCTATCTGATAATAAATTGCTGCCATCGTTAATCGTTATGATGAAGTGTTGTTTTCGGAATGGTACTGAGTTACGCGCCCATACAGAGAAAATATCAGATAGACTGTGAAATTTTCGCACACCTCATTTGACATTTCTCGCCCCCTCCACGTATTTctatacttgattaaattaatattcttttttttttttcttgaaaaaaaattaatattctttTATCAGATTAATTACCCCCAAAAATccgaaattttttattatttgtttctagaaataatgtaaaaaaaggaaaaattactGTTATGGTTGTTAGCTATGAACAATTTTATAAatagtataattataaatgtgATTTACTAAATCCAGCTCTAAATTTATACTTCTAGCCCCGTCAATAGACCGAAATaccctttgcactaaatttcaaaaaacccaaaacctctcaagaagccgaaacgatttttgctcaaatccggacaaattagtgaaccgaatcatggatggtgatagaaaccgtaaaggaaaagctaaaatggtaagatttaccgctttatttcgttgatttttgAATCGAATTGAATCTGTTGTGGTTTTTAAAAATTcggccggaatcgcagtcgggcgtatgaacatcacgcccgatctgcggttcgggcgtatgagtatcacgcccgaccagtggtgcgggcgtgatagccacatgcccgaaccactggtagggcgtgatacgcatacgccctaaccactggtcgggcgtgatactcatacgcccgaccaatggttcgggcgtgattcccttacgccaacgtttttttttataaaaattaatatttttaaaaattttagtaatttagtgtaattttagtttaattttagtaaacatttagtataattttagtataaaaattaatattttttaaaattttagtaatttagtgtaattttagtttaatttttgtaaacattttagtaatttagtgtaattttagtataatttagtataaattgagtataatttagtgtaattttagtataatttagtataaattgagtataatttagtgtaatttattataattttattaatttagtagtattttagcataattttataaatttagtataatttacattatttataattttattaatttagtgtaatttttttttgtagacggagcggcctactaggggtgggaaatccatcccgtcatctgctcgtcgtctagatatggacgacgaggatgatacaccacggcatacgagattgcgtggtatagatatatctggtcgtaggcggagaggggctgcgacggagcaggtgaggagggggccgattgcggatcaggccgatattcatggatcagtgggggcgactgattttgatgacagagagccCGATAGCGATTCTTTTtaggactacctggatgtggcagcccgggcagtgcgacagtccgctgttgcacatgatcgcgaggttgaggagagcgatgagcagccgatCCCGGGGAGACAGCCAACCCAGCGCGTATGAGGTCGTTTTGCGAGTACAggtattttagtattttttttagtattttttaatattatttagtataattttagtataatttagtatttttagtataatctagtataattttagtataatctagtataatttagtattttttagtataattttagtataatttagtataattttttaatatttttttagtataatttagtataattttataattttcagggacaagcaaacgtcccaaagctagtgaggacgagagctgggtagttactgcaccggttgatggtggtcccgttgatggttccgtgattcctagttttctaggacatgttgcctcacggatgttgggaggagagattcggtcgtttctgac encodes:
- the LOC136217085 gene encoding probable WRKY transcription factor 46, which translates into the protein MDMEHNILFNELSQGKELAEQLSYISSPEERRLLVEKIVSSYEKALSLLNWGVSAVHNPILDSPLSCGNSSPCPSSEWVDNSPKNVSKKRKGEARWSEQVKVGLGTSLEGPLDDGYNWRKYGQKDILKAKFPRGYYRCSHRHSQGCLATKQVQRSDQDPTTFEVTYKGRHTCFHSNKDTFDQFEEKPKPKPKTKSKPKPIKLKQLSFNYRDGIKMQELEPVVDNIFPSFSFPNVEDGNVENNIFMMENNLLGGFSPAFISPATSDFSASPCQMYSFGLDYNVTTPPPESDSNPASVNNSPIGEWDISVDFTDFEANFPLEEPELYA
- the LOC136217086 gene encoding uncharacterized protein, translating into MANLLSYTSITPRFKSHHNNNVFSPNYNRKGNKIRCNGENPSKNSSTVGQGSEPENALLKVAWYGSELLGIAASLLRSPSSAQGPQSNLELAVNEFGGIDRTEVVETIKEDFQRSYFVTGNLTLNAYEEDCEFADPAGSFKGLQRFKRNCTNFGLLIDKSNMKLMKWEDFEDKGIGHWRFSCKMTFPWKPILSATGYTEYYFDEQSGRVCRHIEHWNVPKMALLKQILKPSQGFWLFGRRTAS
- the LOC136217088 gene encoding sphingoid long-chain bases kinase 2, mitochondrial isoform X2 — its product is MLEIIMGNDNEIEYNWEIYESLTSGPHHAIDITREAIREGADAVIAVGGDGTLHEVVNGFFWAGKPVTYHNKEVAHPTALGLIPLGTGSDFARTWGWKLDPYEAVDRIVRGVRSQVDVGVITGEKSEESHYYINVADVHLSAKAGYYASRYKRFGNLCYVIGALQGFWGHRNHDLRIKVNEGEWELCPQVTALCIGNAKFFGGGMKITPNADPCSGNLEVVILQDFKWHDFILKLHTLYNGTHLSVKNVSSRSAHSIEVEDISGAGSIFVQSDGEHLGFLPRKFSILPSAIAMIC
- the LOC136217088 gene encoding sphingoid long-chain bases kinase 2, mitochondrial isoform X1, whose product is MAAIYYQIALGGRMLSSPLQPCLLKAHHPMASDLSLNPSIFHSGAATSPSRRDLVFVVNPKGSNGKTGKEWKKLLPYLRSRLDKDCNIYESLTSGPHHAIDITREAIREGADAVIAVGGDGTLHEVVNGFFWAGKPVTYHNKEVAHPTALGLIPLGTGSDFARTWGWKLDPYEAVDRIVRGVRSQVDVGVITGEKSEESHYYINVADVHLSAKAGYYASRYKRFGNLCYVIGALQGFWGHRNHDLRIKVNEGEWELCPQVTALCIGNAKFFGGGMKITPNADPCSGNLEVVILQDFKWHDFILKLHTLYNGTHLSVKNVSSRSAHSIEVEDISGAGSIFVQSDGEHLGFLPRKFSILPSAIAMIC